A portion of the Stegostoma tigrinum isolate sSteTig4 chromosome 46, sSteTig4.hap1, whole genome shotgun sequence genome contains these proteins:
- the LOC125450287 gene encoding ubiquitin-conjugating enzyme E2 L5-like, whose product MNCSKRLNKELSDIKDADKSYVRIMQAEDNVFFWQALILPQQPPYNKGAFRIHINYPSDYPFKPPKVTFKTQIYHPNIDEKGQVCLPIISADNWKPATKTMQGDKSEPERASCRTGLGTG is encoded by the exons ATGAACTGCAGCAAGAGGCTCAACAAG gAGCTGAGCGACATCAAAGATGCAGACAAGTCCTATGTTCGCATCATGCAAGCAGAAGACAACGTCTTCTTCTGGCAGGCTCTGATTTTACCA CAACAACCGCCTTACAACAAGGGAGCGTTTCGGATTCACATCAACTACCCATCGGACTACCCCTTCAAACCACCCAAAGTCACCTTCAAGACGCAGATTTACCACCCCAACATCGACGAGAAGGGGCAAGTCTGCCTCCCGATCATCAGCGCAGACAACTGGAAACCAGCCACAAAAACAATGCAAGGTGACAAGTCCGAACCCGAGAGAGCCTCCTGCCGCACGGGGTTAGGGACAGGGTAG